The Rhodopirellula halodulae DNA segment GGTTCTTCTCCTCGCAACAACATCAACACGGCTCGCGAACCGATGTTGTCGCCTTCGTGATTTCGGGAAACCGTGATGCCACCGTGGAATCGCGTGCGTCCTTCAGGATCGAATACGGTCACGGCACCGGAGGTCCGCATTCCCATCTGCCCTGCGAGCAATCCGTTTTCATCGAACCGGACAATCGAATCAGGAACCTTTCGAAGGTGCTGATGAAGCCTAGCTTGGTCCCAGGTGACTTCTTCACCGGGTGGGTGGTAATACAAGAATTGGCATCGAACGGGCGATGAGGCCGATTCAGACGCGTGTTGATGCAAGATTTTGCGCAGCTCCGTCACCGAAGCGACTGTGCAAGGACATTGCGGATGCACCGCCATCACAATTTGCCAAGGCGGTTGTTGGCCTGACAGAGCGGTTTGAC contains these protein-coding regions:
- a CDS encoding RedB — translated: MDVRSDTERTPVFLQRLAIIWGLTLAALFTGLFVYGNSPGPSGPPPEQAPEAISTKVEGQTALSGQQPPWQIVMAVHPQCPCTVASVTELRKILHQHASESASSPVRCQFLYYHPPGEEVTWDQARLHQHLRKVPDSIVRFDENGLLAGQMGMRTSGAVTVFDPEGRTRFHGGITVSRNHEGDNIGSRAVLMLLRGEEPPVHETSVFGCRM